A stretch of Eleutherodactylus coqui strain aEleCoq1 chromosome 2, aEleCoq1.hap1, whole genome shotgun sequence DNA encodes these proteins:
- the LOC136612996 gene encoding transmembrane 4 L6 family member 5-like, translated as MCTGKCAKCIGISLFPFCLVSIVVNVILLFPGWDTEPVQHASEQLTIEVVYLGGVVGGGLLVLIPAIHIQATGREGCCNNRCGMFLSILFAAVGAVGSLYGFVASVLGMVRGPQCLFNNGTTLVWGRPFNENITGLTDIKDFNDESYLFHKDVWDICTKPKGVVEFNIILFSMLLTSCAMSMILCIIQMVNGLFGCLCGTCLKNKD; from the exons ATGTGTACTGGGAAATGTGCAAAATGTATAGGGATCTCCCTGTTCCCTTTTTGCCTCGTCTCCATCGTCGTCAACGTGATCTTGCTCTTTCCGGGATGGGATACTGAGCCGGTCCAGCATGCGTCGGAGCAGCTGACTATAGAAGTTGTGTATCTGGGGGGCGTCGTAGGAGGCGGCTTGCTG GTGCTTATTCCGGCCATTCACATCCAGGCCACCGGGCGAGAAGGCTGCTGTAACAACCGCTGCGGG ATGTTCCTGTCTATCCTGTTTGCCGCCGTTGGTGCTGTTGGATCGCTGTACGGTTTTGTGGCGTCCGTGCTTGGGATGGTGAGAGGACCTCAGTGCTTGTTCAATAATGGAACCACCCTGGTATGGGGGCGCCCATTTAACGAAAACATCACAGGCCTTACAGACATCAAAGATTTCAA TGATGAGAGTTACCTGTTCCACAAAGACGTATGGGATATATGCACCAAGCCCAAGGGTGTGGTGGAGTTTAACATAATCCTGTTTTCTATGCTCCTGACTTCCTGCGCCATGTCTATGATCCTGTGCATTATCCAGATGGTGAATGGACTCTTTGGATGCCTCTGTGGAACCtgcctgaaaaacaaggattag